The sequence GAATCATTGGGCATTTTTAGGAGACCCCGAAACCTTTAATCAAACTGTCGCCCAGTTCTTGCAAGCATCTTGAGGATTTATGGCAAGTTTAAGAAATTGTTTTTATAATATAAAGCTAAACCACAAGAGAAAACTAAAATGTTCAATTTTTTAGATAATTTAATTGGAAACTTAAAGTTAAACTCTAAGATTAAAACAATTTTTCTCTTAGTAATGCCGATTTTTTTGATCGGAATTATAATAACAGGATTAGCTTTAAATCAAATTCTGACTAGTAGTTATAAATCAGAGGTGACTTCTAAAGCCTTACTCGCCATGGAAACGATGAACTCCGTTAGGGAATATACGAGTAACCACGTTAGACCAGAACTAGTTGATCGCTTAAAATCAGAGTTTTTACCAGAAACAGTTCCTGCTTATTCAGCCACAGAAGTCTTTAAAAATTTAACCGCCAATCCGAACTATCAAAACTTTTCTTATAAGGAAGCAACTGTAAATCCTACTAATCCTAGAGATCAAGCAGATGAGTTTGAAACGCAACTGATTCAACAATTTCGTCGGCAACAAGATGTAGAAGAGTTGAGGGGATTTCGTTCCTCCGCTAGAACCAAGAGTTTTTATATTGCACATCCCTTAAAAGTGTCTCAAGCAAGTTGTTTAGAGTGTCATGGTAATGTTAGTGATGCTCCACAGTCATTAATTGATAAGTATGGTACAGAGGGGGGATTCAATTGGGAACTCGGTCAAATTGTGGGAGCACAAATTGTTTCTGTGCCTGCTGATCAAATACAACAGCAAACGAAACAAGCGATTAAGGTAACCATGGGATTTATGCTTGCTTTTTTAGCCACTATGGTAATCACTGTCATCTTAGTGAATTTATCTTTGCAACGATATGTGATTCGTCCAATTAAGAAAGTAGCTCGTGCCGCAGAATCGATTAGTCATAAGGACTTTGATCTATCCCTGTTGAGGCCGGTTCAGTCACGCTTAGATGAATTAGGACATTTAGCTAAAGTATTTCAAAATATGGCTGATCAAGTTTATACACGAGAGCAACAATTGGAACAGAAAGTTACTGAATTGAAAGTCAAAATTGACCACAATCGGAAAGAAAAAGAGGTCAAAGAGATTGTGAACACGGATTTCTTTAAAGATTTAGAAAATAGAGCTCAATCTCTACGCAAACGTCATAAAAAAAGTTAAGATTAATCACTTCTATAGCAGTTTTCACCCTCACCCCGAGCTCCTCTTCCCAACTCCCCCTCACTTCGTACCAACAACTGGTTACTGGTCACTGACTGAGGATCTTGAGTCGGGCTTCTCGCAAACTTAGCTAAGTTGTGGATAGCAGGAATGCAGGAATGTAGAATGAATGATGATCGGAACAGAAAAAGACAAGAGGACTTAATCCCCTTGTCTCCTTCTTAACTAAAGAGCGCGATCGTTAGGCAGTTGCTTTTGTGCCTGCTACGGATTTTTGGGTTGGGCTATCATACCCAGACCCACTACCATTATCGGCTGCTGCATCAGCTTGTGATTTAATACGAGCAATGGAGAAGGCGAGTAAGCCGAATACAGGCTTAGCGAGTAAGTCAGCGATGGTATAACCAATTTGAACGCTAACCGTTGCAACTGGTCCTGTAATTCCCAACTCTGGGAGTAAGTAGGCAATGGGATAAACGCCCCAAGAGGCAAGAATTAACCAGCGCATTCCTGAAATCAGGGTTTGTACTTCTTCTGGCTGACGCATGATTGCGCCTTTGAGTTCAAACCACAGGACAAAGAGAATGTAGGCAAACGGGACGGTACTGACTGCACCCCAAATTGCGCGTCCTTGAATGGTTTCAGCCACTTCACCAGGATAGCCCGTGGCAATCATTAACACCGCAGCCACTGCTAGTTTAATAAATAGTGGGCGTGAGGTTTGCTTCGGTAAACCGAGGACTGCCACTGCTTCAATGAGGAGTAATGGCACCGTTAACAGCCAATCCACATAACGATAGGCATCATTAAACACTTGCCCACTGGCGACATAGTTGCCATCCTCTAAGACATAAGCAGCTTCCCAACTGTTGAAGATGCGGAAATAGTGATAGGCTGCAATGCTGACAATGAGACCCGAAATAATCACAGCGACTCGATAGCGAGTGCCAACTAACTGCTTACTATTAAAGAAAAATAGAGCAGCAGCTAACATGGCAGCGATCGTTAAAGAAAAGGCGTTATAGACTAAGTTAAATTGCTCGACGCTCAGCAATTCTGGCGTTGCTGCCAAGGTGTAGCTATTCATAATTCACTCTCAATTTTTAGCTCTTTTTGCTTCGCGATTAATTCCAACTTAATTAAACTTAATCGCTATCTCCCTCCCTCTTATTAGTGAAGTCTTAATCCCAAAATACATCCCTAGAGAATGATGGTTATAAATAGAATTGTCTTGTTATAATTGCGCGTACAAGTAGCAGCAAAAAAAATGAATAAACCCAGCACCAAAGACTCTTAGGAGATCACGATTATGTTTTCACTCAGAAAACTGAGCCTATTTGAGTGATTTAGAACTGCCAAGTCTGAGGTGAAACTTGCTAATAATAGTAAAATAAAATACATTTGATTTTTAACTAAAAAGTTAATCATTATTCTTAAGTCTCATATTGTAGGGTGAGCATTGCCCACCCTACGACTACTATTAAATTAAGACCAGTTTTTAAACTTCTGTCCATTTTCGGAGTAAATTGGCGCAACTTTTTGCGACTAAATCAAATTCTTGGGTTTTGCCATACTTGTTAAATATGGCTTGGCGTGTTGTTTCTAAATCAAATAAGATTTCCCTTTCATTGGGATCACGAATCAAACTTTGTACCCAACTGACCGCAACTAGACGAACTCCTTTCGTGACTGGTTCTACTCGATGTAGAGTGGTGGAAGGGTAAGTAATCATTGCACCAGCATTGAGCTTAAAAGACTGTTCTCCTTGGGAGGTTTCAATCACTAATTCTCCGCCGTCATAGTCTTCAGGAGAATTGAGAAAGAGGGTAAACGAGACATCAGACCGCATTAAATCATTCCCCTGTCCCATCAGTGCATTATCAACATGAGTCCCATAAGACATTCCTTCCTCGTAGCGACTAATTAGCGGAGAACGAATATTTTTGGGCTTTACTGCCATCCGAAACAACTGACTTCGATGGAGTCCTTGGGTTACAGTTTCTTTTACTGATTTTGCCACAGCATCTTTTCTGGAGAGTTGCTGGTTTTCTTTCACCAGTTTGGCGTGCCACCCTGCGGTGAGTTTACCATCGACAAATGTTGCCTTGGCGAGGGAATCATGAATAGATTCTAACTCTTCTGAAGTCAAAACCTGATCAATACAAAGAATCATAAGTGAATAGGAAAGATTATCAATTATTAAAATGGCTTTTCAAGTGTAAGTGATTTTGTTTTCCCCTGACAAGATTTCTTAAATCAACCCCCTCACCCCGATTGATTTGTAGCAAACATTGATCAATTTGATATTAAATGCAATAATTTTTCAGTTGGTGTTTATCAATTAGATGCTTAATGAAATTTACAAGACGATTTTTTATTGGTGCAGGGACAGCCACTGCTG comes from Halothece sp. PCC 7418 and encodes:
- a CDS encoding Fe2+-dependent dioxygenase, whose protein sequence is MILCIDQVLTSEELESIHDSLAKATFVDGKLTAGWHAKLVKENQQLSRKDAVAKSVKETVTQGLHRSQLFRMAVKPKNIRSPLISRYEEGMSYGTHVDNALMGQGNDLMRSDVSFTLFLNSPEDYDGGELVIETSQGEQSFKLNAGAMITYPSTTLHRVEPVTKGVRLVAVSWVQSLIRDPNEREILFDLETTRQAIFNKYGKTQEFDLVAKSCANLLRKWTEV
- a CDS encoding bacteriorhodopsin-like encodes the protein MNSYTLAATPELLSVEQFNLVYNAFSLTIAAMLAAALFFFNSKQLVGTRYRVAVIISGLIVSIAAYHYFRIFNSWEAAYVLEDGNYVASGQVFNDAYRYVDWLLTVPLLLIEAVAVLGLPKQTSRPLFIKLAVAAVLMIATGYPGEVAETIQGRAIWGAVSTVPFAYILFVLWFELKGAIMRQPEEVQTLISGMRWLILASWGVYPIAYLLPELGITGPVATVSVQIGYTIADLLAKPVFGLLAFSIARIKSQADAAADNGSGSGYDSPTQKSVAGTKATA
- a CDS encoding DUF3365 domain-containing protein — encoded protein: MFNFLDNLIGNLKLNSKIKTIFLLVMPIFLIGIIITGLALNQILTSSYKSEVTSKALLAMETMNSVREYTSNHVRPELVDRLKSEFLPETVPAYSATEVFKNLTANPNYQNFSYKEATVNPTNPRDQADEFETQLIQQFRRQQDVEELRGFRSSARTKSFYIAHPLKVSQASCLECHGNVSDAPQSLIDKYGTEGGFNWELGQIVGAQIVSVPADQIQQQTKQAIKVTMGFMLAFLATMVITVILVNLSLQRYVIRPIKKVARAAESISHKDFDLSLLRPVQSRLDELGHLAKVFQNMADQVYTREQQLEQKVTELKVKIDHNRKEKEVKEIVNTDFFKDLENRAQSLRKRHKKS